The following are from one region of the Stigmatella ashevillena genome:
- a CDS encoding VOC family protein — MTQPTPSAAPTFYPMLRYKNAPAALRWLITAFGFEEHLVVPGPDGTVAHAELRFGTGIFMMGSQKDDLYGNAGMAPYVYVSDIDAHCARARAAGALIEKEPFNTDYGSRDYAARDCEGYVWSFGTYRPTP, encoded by the coding sequence ATGACCCAGCCCACCCCCAGCGCCGCCCCGACCTTCTACCCCATGCTGCGCTACAAGAACGCGCCCGCCGCCCTCCGGTGGCTGATCACCGCCTTCGGCTTTGAGGAGCACCTGGTGGTTCCTGGGCCGGATGGCACCGTGGCCCACGCCGAGCTGCGCTTCGGCACGGGCATCTTCATGATGGGCAGCCAGAAGGACGACCTCTACGGAAACGCGGGCATGGCCCCCTACGTTTACGTGAGCGACATCGACGCCCACTGCGCCCGGGCACGGGCCGCGGGGGCCCTCATCGAGAAGGAGCCCTTCAACACCGACTACGGCTCTCGGGATTACGCGGCGCGGGATTGCGAGGGCTACGTTTGGAGCTTCGGTACCTACCGCCCCACCCCCTGA
- a CDS encoding imm11 family protein produces the protein MASDMSGSRFFVLEEGMFGPYDTRFSKIAPVNRGEPPQCPQCGEPMGMLMWLPPYRIELELYGEGLGDFVEGPGDDVLISQRFAEAYQAEELTGLLGFNPVEVVRIRRKRKGPSHDAVPPYFAVAACFGRGAVDEAQSRIQRSEPVTCPECRSAGVASVQGFALEPGTWQGEDVFRPRGKRGSIVVSERFSVLVQRHGFTNMKLTPIEEYVWDPDAKGPPTSPPVGPG, from the coding sequence ATGGCTTCTGACATGTCCGGCTCCCGTTTCTTCGTGCTCGAAGAAGGCATGTTCGGGCCATATGACACCCGGTTCAGCAAGATCGCGCCCGTCAACCGCGGAGAGCCGCCCCAGTGCCCGCAGTGCGGCGAGCCCATGGGAATGCTGATGTGGCTGCCACCCTACCGCATCGAGTTGGAGCTGTATGGCGAGGGGCTTGGTGATTTCGTGGAGGGGCCTGGTGACGACGTGCTCATCTCACAGCGCTTCGCCGAGGCATATCAGGCAGAAGAACTGACCGGACTGCTCGGCTTCAATCCTGTCGAGGTTGTGCGCATACGAAGGAAGCGCAAGGGCCCCTCGCATGATGCCGTCCCCCCCTACTTCGCCGTTGCCGCCTGCTTCGGCCGTGGCGCCGTGGACGAGGCACAAAGCCGTATCCAGCGCTCAGAGCCAGTGACATGTCCTGAGTGCCGCTCCGCCGGGGTGGCCTCCGTGCAAGGCTTCGCCCTGGAGCCGGGCACTTGGCAAGGCGAGGATGTCTTCCGGCCTCGCGGCAAACGGGGCAGCATTGTCGTCTCCGAGCGCTTCTCCGTGCTCGTCCAGCGGCACGGATTCACGAACATGAAGCTCACCCCCATTGAGGAGTACGTGTGGGATCCTGACGCGAAGGGCCCGCCAACAAGTCCCCCCGTGGGACCCGGCTGA
- a CDS encoding cellulase family glycosylhydrolase, which yields MKKSPLLLMLAVLHLCGTAALARPGIPGAEPGHSEGPQSTGLTAAQCSPRVPLSTRGRYIVDRCGERFKLKSVNWFGASDQLEVVGGLDKQKLSDLVTGMKALGFNSVRLPFSNNMLHPDDNKPAAQRCQEKYGVTCIDPTKNPELLNKTALEVYDAVVAELTRQGLVVILNNHTTKSMWCCGWDGNGFWDSSQALQRWQDDWVMLAGRYQGNKWVAGADLRNEVRPDGLDSPNWGMRNQHDWHMAAQTMGNLLLRMNPDLLIVVEAVNWWGLLDGARPQLKPVRQRPVALLRGDKLVYAVHNYGYTGPNQSGGSLGSGPKYSDMDKATLYSTLDQEWGFVLAANQAYTAPVWMSEFGVGYNEQAANSRAWFSNLADYLIDKDVDWAYWAMNAAKLQNSVQGEDETYGLWIYPDWSGVRSGDWRLGTGPLGRLLGADGRTGAVDATRFLPMTVLLKDGSSTYYVDNNSLDVDWHSGKAKVSCPRGYRVVGVSANFSILCTNAGAVPAQQGTGNYQTVTQEVSPLRYPGDWASQSIKFECPTGSYAVGVSTANPFLLETAGLLCEQNTGGLPLNSRSAKNFWGGDQRASSSGGDWSVSQYKGQCADNQYIIGLAHRRSGLADYPSVVLCSN from the coding sequence ATGAAGAAGAGTCCTCTGCTGTTGATGTTGGCGGTACTCCACCTGTGCGGCACAGCCGCCCTGGCCCGGCCCGGAATACCTGGCGCCGAGCCAGGCCACTCCGAAGGCCCCCAGAGTACCGGGCTAACTGCGGCGCAGTGCAGCCCGCGCGTTCCGCTGAGCACCCGGGGCCGGTACATCGTCGACCGCTGCGGAGAGCGCTTCAAGCTGAAGTCCGTCAACTGGTTTGGCGCGAGCGATCAGCTCGAGGTGGTGGGCGGCCTGGACAAGCAGAAGCTGTCGGACCTCGTCACAGGAATGAAGGCGCTGGGCTTCAACTCCGTCCGGCTGCCGTTCTCCAACAACATGCTGCACCCGGACGACAACAAGCCCGCAGCGCAGCGGTGTCAGGAGAAGTACGGCGTCACGTGTATCGACCCCACGAAGAACCCGGAGCTGCTGAACAAGACGGCGCTCGAGGTCTACGACGCCGTCGTGGCGGAGCTGACGCGGCAGGGACTGGTGGTCATCCTGAACAACCACACGACGAAGTCCATGTGGTGCTGCGGCTGGGATGGCAATGGCTTCTGGGACAGCAGCCAGGCCCTGCAACGGTGGCAAGACGACTGGGTGATGCTGGCGGGGCGCTACCAGGGCAACAAGTGGGTGGCCGGAGCCGACCTGCGCAACGAGGTGCGTCCGGACGGACTGGACAGTCCCAACTGGGGGATGCGCAACCAGCATGACTGGCACATGGCGGCCCAGACGATGGGCAACCTGCTGCTGCGGATGAACCCGGATCTGCTCATCGTCGTCGAGGCGGTCAACTGGTGGGGACTCTTGGACGGAGCGCGCCCGCAGCTCAAGCCCGTGAGGCAGCGTCCCGTTGCCCTGTTGCGCGGAGACAAGCTCGTCTACGCCGTGCACAACTATGGCTACACCGGTCCGAATCAGTCGGGAGGCTCGCTGGGCAGCGGCCCGAAGTACAGCGACATGGACAAGGCGACGCTCTACAGCACCCTGGACCAGGAGTGGGGCTTCGTGCTCGCGGCGAATCAGGCGTACACCGCGCCGGTCTGGATGAGCGAGTTCGGCGTCGGCTACAACGAGCAGGCGGCCAACTCCCGGGCGTGGTTCAGCAACCTCGCGGACTACCTGATCGACAAGGACGTCGACTGGGCCTACTGGGCCATGAACGCGGCGAAGTTGCAGAACTCGGTGCAGGGGGAGGACGAGACATACGGCCTGTGGATCTATCCGGACTGGAGTGGCGTGCGCAGCGGTGACTGGCGGCTCGGGACGGGCCCCTTGGGCCGACTGCTCGGGGCGGACGGGCGGACAGGCGCCGTGGATGCGACGCGCTTCCTGCCGATGACCGTCCTCCTGAAGGACGGGAGCTCCACCTACTACGTGGACAACAACTCGCTGGATGTCGACTGGCACTCGGGCAAGGCGAAGGTCAGCTGTCCGAGAGGCTATCGCGTGGTGGGGGTGAGCGCGAACTTCTCCATCCTCTGCACCAACGCGGGGGCCGTTCCCGCACAGCAGGGCACGGGCAACTACCAGACGGTCACCCAGGAGGTCTCTCCGCTGCGCTACCCAGGTGACTGGGCCAGCCAGAGCATCAAGTTCGAGTGCCCCACGGGCTCCTACGCGGTGGGCGTCTCCACGGCGAACCCGTTCTTGCTCGAGACGGCGGGCCTGCTCTGCGAGCAGAACACCGGTGGCCTTCCTCTCAACAGCAGGTCGGCGAAGAACTTCTGGGGAGGAGACCAGCGCGCATCGTCCTCGGGAGGCGACTGGAGCGTGAGCCAGTACAAGGGGCAGTGCGCCGACAACCAATACATCATCGGGTTGGCGCATCGCCGGAGCGGGCTCGCGGACTACCCGTCGGTGGTGCTCTGCTCCAATTGA
- a CDS encoding helix-turn-helix transcriptional regulator produces MRLQDLARLTGLSQSQFGRAFKVSTGMTPFRWQTQLRLTRARELLRDGSLPLAQISLATGFAEQSHFTRVFQRWVGLSPGAWRREHQR; encoded by the coding sequence GTGAGGCTTCAAGACCTGGCGCGGCTCACGGGCCTTTCCCAATCCCAGTTCGGCCGGGCCTTCAAGGTCTCCACCGGAATGACTCCTTTCCGCTGGCAGACCCAGCTCCGGCTCACCCGGGCGCGCGAGCTGCTGCGCGACGGAAGCTTGCCGCTCGCACAGATTTCACTCGCCACGGGCTTCGCCGAGCAGAGCCACTTCACTCGCGTCTTCCAGCGGTGGGTGGGCCTCTCCCCCGGCGCCTGGCGGCGTGAACATCAACGCTAG
- a CDS encoding dirigent protein: MRRIGAGLVVCVALAGCGDEDGGEGLQGRTLRLVERAETDAVVDLEPTGDSAGDVLTFVNPLFDEANTVQVGTDQGYCVRVQAGVSWECTWTAFLGDGQLTVAGPFYDTRDSTLAITGGTGAFQGAHGQMRLEFRDPQGKELNFIYEILLEN; the protein is encoded by the coding sequence GTGAGACGAATCGGGGCAGGGCTCGTGGTGTGCGTGGCGCTCGCGGGCTGTGGTGACGAGGATGGCGGCGAAGGACTCCAGGGGCGCACGCTCCGGCTCGTCGAGCGAGCGGAGACGGATGCGGTCGTGGATTTGGAGCCCACGGGTGACTCAGCGGGCGACGTCCTGACCTTCGTCAATCCGCTGTTCGACGAGGCGAACACGGTGCAGGTGGGCACCGACCAGGGCTACTGCGTGCGCGTTCAGGCAGGTGTCTCCTGGGAGTGCACATGGACGGCGTTTCTCGGCGACGGCCAGCTCACGGTGGCGGGGCCTTTCTACGACACGCGGGACTCCACGCTGGCCATTACCGGAGGCACGGGCGCTTTCCAGGGCGCCCACGGGCAGATGCGGCTCGAATTCCGGGACCCCCAGGGCAAGGAGCTCAACTTCATCTACGAGATCCTCCTGGAGAACTGA
- a CDS encoding membrane dipeptidase: MTRKLRFALLGLVLCTASQALAAPYWGTFQTDACTGLGQRQKSAVLWGIPVGASWETACANTGATLDGRWYAKPNRCVNTRTNMWGQFDVTDASCNATWGTFKKDRCTDSGRRQYSAQVLNVPPNTSWESACQATPATVAGYTFLHPTRCVNTGTTGMFGEFEVEDTTCNPVTECTATPPAGTFTKTGNSGAVSCDAFCANRDAAWGQRGACVKGLVTSGPHAGTCLSCNDVAADQGDTGVTCYCKAPAKGFADLHAHQFAHLAFGGEAFFGKAFGPISTAIPWCDSVHGPGGSRDFFGTLMTTLGYGNGGVGHHVGGYPQFDGWPRWNSFTHQSMYEDWLYRAVQGGLRLMVTLAVNNQDIFAFPIYAAKAPGRTGEDMEAVDLQIDEAYRMQSHIDAKAGGTGLGWYRIVKTPAEARTVIAQGKLAVVLGAEVDYLFDCRRNGTCTSAYVEARLDHYHARGLRHLFPIHFKQNAFGGAALINLISEGDSRSCAQEGYEYQRDIAQPPICGAQGLTDLGRTLVRGMMRRKMLIDIDHMSKRAFDDTLGMVEPYGYPVVSGHTTLFETAHGGKRHEGSLKAEQLQRIRQVGGMVSLILDQGNRDEVPTWRGAGQPVVEHQCGSTSQSWAQAYLYLTKELGGRPVGLGSDFNGFAGLPGPRFGAEACHGGSAAAQVARTRYPLSIAVENSPTKLERSVVGNKVFDINEDGLAHTGMLPDFVADLRRQGLRSQDLDPLMNSAEGYLQVWERAEAASVRVP, from the coding sequence ATGACGAGAAAACTTCGCTTCGCTTTGCTGGGGCTGGTCTTGTGTACCGCCTCCCAGGCGCTCGCCGCCCCTTACTGGGGCACTTTCCAGACCGACGCCTGCACGGGTTTGGGCCAGCGCCAGAAGTCCGCCGTCCTCTGGGGCATTCCCGTGGGCGCCTCGTGGGAGACCGCCTGCGCGAACACGGGTGCCACCCTCGACGGGCGTTGGTATGCCAAACCGAACCGCTGCGTGAACACGCGCACCAACATGTGGGGCCAGTTCGACGTCACGGACGCGAGCTGCAACGCCACCTGGGGGACCTTCAAGAAAGACCGCTGCACGGACTCGGGCCGTCGCCAGTACTCGGCGCAGGTGTTGAATGTTCCGCCCAACACCTCGTGGGAGAGCGCCTGTCAGGCCACCCCGGCCACCGTGGCCGGCTACACCTTTCTCCACCCCACCCGCTGCGTGAACACCGGCACCACGGGCATGTTTGGCGAGTTCGAGGTGGAGGACACCACCTGCAACCCGGTGACGGAGTGCACCGCCACCCCACCCGCGGGCACCTTCACCAAGACGGGCAACAGCGGCGCGGTGAGCTGCGACGCATTCTGCGCCAACCGGGACGCCGCCTGGGGCCAGCGCGGTGCGTGCGTGAAGGGCCTGGTGACGAGCGGCCCTCACGCGGGCACCTGCCTGTCCTGCAATGACGTGGCCGCCGACCAGGGCGACACCGGCGTCACTTGCTACTGCAAGGCCCCCGCGAAGGGCTTCGCGGACCTGCACGCGCACCAGTTCGCCCACCTTGCCTTCGGCGGCGAGGCCTTCTTCGGCAAGGCCTTCGGGCCGATCTCCACCGCCATCCCCTGGTGCGACAGCGTCCATGGACCGGGGGGAAGCCGGGACTTCTTTGGCACCCTGATGACCACCCTGGGCTACGGCAACGGCGGCGTGGGCCACCACGTGGGCGGCTACCCCCAGTTCGACGGCTGGCCCCGCTGGAACAGCTTCACGCACCAGTCCATGTACGAAGACTGGCTCTACCGCGCCGTTCAGGGCGGCCTGCGGTTGATGGTCACGCTGGCCGTCAACAACCAGGACATCTTCGCCTTCCCCATCTACGCCGCCAAGGCCCCGGGCCGCACCGGCGAGGACATGGAGGCAGTAGACCTGCAAATCGATGAGGCCTACCGCATGCAGAGTCACATCGACGCGAAGGCGGGAGGCACGGGCCTCGGCTGGTACCGCATCGTGAAGACGCCCGCGGAGGCGCGCACCGTCATCGCGCAGGGCAAGCTGGCCGTCGTGCTGGGCGCGGAGGTGGATTACCTCTTCGACTGCCGCCGCAACGGCACGTGCACGAGCGCCTATGTGGAGGCGCGTCTGGACCACTATCACGCCCGGGGCCTGCGCCACCTGTTCCCCATCCACTTCAAGCAGAACGCCTTTGGCGGCGCGGCACTCATCAACCTCATCAGTGAAGGAGACTCGCGAAGCTGCGCTCAGGAAGGCTACGAGTACCAGCGCGACATCGCCCAGCCGCCCATTTGTGGCGCACAGGGGCTGACGGATCTCGGCCGCACGCTGGTGCGCGGAATGATGCGCCGGAAGATGCTCATCGACATCGACCACATGTCGAAGCGCGCTTTCGACGACACGCTGGGAATGGTGGAGCCCTACGGCTACCCGGTGGTGAGCGGCCACACCACGCTGTTCGAGACGGCCCATGGCGGAAAGCGCCACGAGGGCAGCCTCAAGGCCGAGCAGCTCCAGCGCATCCGCCAAGTGGGAGGCATGGTGTCGCTCATCCTCGATCAGGGCAACCGGGACGAAGTGCCCACCTGGCGTGGCGCGGGCCAGCCGGTGGTGGAGCACCAGTGCGGCAGCACCTCCCAGAGCTGGGCCCAGGCGTACCTCTACCTGACGAAGGAGTTGGGCGGCAGACCGGTGGGCCTTGGTTCGGACTTCAACGGCTTCGCGGGCCTGCCGGGCCCGCGCTTCGGCGCCGAAGCCTGCCACGGTGGCAGCGCCGCCGCGCAGGTGGCCCGCACGCGCTACCCGCTGAGCATCGCCGTGGAGAACAGCCCCACGAAGCTGGAGCGCAGCGTGGTGGGCAACAAGGTGTTCGACATCAACGAGGACGGCCTGGCCCACACGGGCATGCTCCCGGACTTCGTCGCGGACCTGCGCCGCCAGGGCTTGCGCAGCCAAGACCTGGACCCGTTGATGAACTCCGCCGAGGGCTACCTCCAGGTGTGGGAGCGCGCCGAGGCCGCAAGCGTCCGGGTGCCCTAG
- a CDS encoding carboxypeptidase-like regulatory domain-containing protein, producing the protein MTVMKKWWLALVAPAMLSVGCLGGGDVESAQQPGSTELLEKEAALASAVFTGTVKDDRGAVVAGATVTINGISRTTDSAGKYFVSITATTAGYNLSASKAGYGPMSEFLAAGKLNGTHVLPRATIKAINAGVTSVVQAGDVTVTIPANSLVNAAGQVVTGTVNVSIAGYSPLRMPGDFTAVNSSGQRVALESVGAFSISAATAAGAEVNLGQNKTAEVVLRVPAEVKSMPPCVLSQSAAIPTCRIAMWRFDSTTGLWVEQQANIRPGSASTTFTLVGGPASQPGRPVQTNGGLGTWNADIEKKTPACTVIEISNFPSYCYNPAGVTPEPGISITAGLLNSAGTMLYRTSTIGSDSPFTVLYNISPNVNETVQLTFPSGAASDCAAFLSITSVPGGTSSNSPTGGTIQLNAGAPWGGTGFPKDTVSTPPQNVDLYDILDGTHPCHSSVKFEYSPL; encoded by the coding sequence ATGACAGTGATGAAGAAGTGGTGGTTGGCACTCGTGGCTCCCGCGATGCTCTCGGTGGGATGTCTCGGAGGTGGTGACGTGGAGTCCGCTCAGCAGCCGGGTTCCACGGAGCTCCTCGAGAAGGAAGCGGCCCTGGCGTCGGCGGTCTTCACCGGGACGGTGAAGGACGATCGGGGCGCGGTCGTCGCGGGTGCCACGGTGACCATCAATGGCATCAGCCGGACGACCGACAGCGCGGGCAAGTACTTTGTCTCCATCACCGCCACGACCGCAGGCTACAACCTCAGCGCGAGCAAGGCGGGGTATGGGCCCATGTCGGAGTTCCTGGCGGCGGGCAAGCTCAATGGCACCCATGTCCTGCCCCGGGCCACCATCAAGGCCATCAACGCGGGGGTGACGTCCGTCGTGCAAGCTGGGGACGTCACGGTCACGATTCCCGCGAACTCGCTGGTCAACGCCGCCGGACAAGTCGTCACCGGGACGGTCAATGTGAGCATCGCCGGGTACTCCCCGCTGCGCATGCCGGGTGACTTCACGGCGGTGAATTCGAGTGGCCAGAGGGTCGCGCTGGAGTCTGTCGGCGCCTTCTCCATCAGCGCGGCGACAGCGGCGGGCGCGGAGGTGAACCTCGGGCAGAACAAGACCGCGGAGGTTGTTCTCCGCGTTCCGGCCGAGGTGAAGTCCATGCCTCCCTGTGTCCTGAGTCAGTCGGCGGCGATCCCGACCTGCCGCATCGCCATGTGGCGCTTCGACAGCACGACGGGCTTGTGGGTCGAGCAGCAGGCCAACATCCGGCCCGGTTCCGCCAGCACCACGTTCACCCTGGTGGGCGGCCCCGCCTCGCAGCCCGGTCGGCCTGTTCAAACCAACGGTGGGCTCGGCACGTGGAACGCGGACATCGAGAAGAAGACCCCCGCGTGCACCGTCATCGAGATCTCGAACTTCCCCTCTTATTGCTATAACCCGGCGGGTGTGACGCCGGAGCCTGGCATCTCGATCACGGCGGGGCTTCTGAACTCCGCTGGGACCATGCTCTACCGGACCAGCACCATTGGTTCAGACTCCCCGTTCACGGTTCTCTACAACATCAGCCCGAACGTGAACGAGACGGTGCAACTGACCTTCCCCTCAGGAGCCGCCTCGGATTGTGCCGCCTTCCTGAGCATCACCTCCGTACCGGGGGGCACGTCCTCCAACTCGCCGACGGGTGGGACCATCCAGCTCAACGCGGGAGCGCCGTGGGGAGGCACCGGCTTCCCGAAGGACACCGTCTCCACGCCGCCCCAGAACGTCGATCTCTATGACATCCTCGATGGCACCCACCCCTGCCACTCCTCGGTGAAGTTCGAGTACTCGCCCCTCTAG
- a CDS encoding GlxA family transcriptional regulator: MVRDIGLLAFPEFQILDLTGPASVFEGPSLFQTPEAYRLHPLSEHGGLLKSSSGLELLTQPFGRIAFDTLLVVGGAGTLAAMESPALLQFVKASAAASRRVASVCTGAFILAAAGLLDGRRATTHWRQAALLQRLFPQVRVEEERIFIQEGSVWTSAGASAGIDLSLALLEEDLGLDASRATARDLVVYHRRPGGQSQFSTLLDLEPASDRIRLALTFAREHLHERLTVERLAQAACLSPRQFGREFLAQTGQTPAKAVERLRAEAARVRLEASTEPIEMIAREVGFSDPERMRRACIRLFGQPPQALRRAARAA; the protein is encoded by the coding sequence ATGGTCCGAGACATTGGGTTGTTGGCCTTCCCCGAGTTCCAAATCCTCGATCTCACCGGACCCGCCTCGGTGTTCGAGGGACCGAGCCTCTTCCAGACGCCAGAGGCCTACCGGCTGCACCCCCTGTCCGAGCACGGGGGCTTGCTCAAGAGTTCCTCGGGCTTGGAGCTCCTGACGCAGCCGTTCGGGAGGATCGCCTTCGACACGCTCCTGGTCGTCGGCGGAGCAGGCACCCTGGCCGCCATGGAGTCGCCCGCGTTGCTCCAGTTCGTGAAGGCCTCGGCAGCGGCCTCCCGGCGGGTCGCGAGCGTCTGCACCGGCGCCTTCATTCTGGCCGCCGCGGGCCTGCTCGACGGCCGCCGCGCCACCACTCACTGGAGACAGGCGGCATTGCTACAGCGCCTCTTCCCGCAGGTGCGCGTCGAGGAGGAGCGGATCTTCATCCAGGAGGGCTCCGTCTGGACGTCCGCAGGGGCCAGCGCCGGGATCGATCTCTCCCTTGCGCTGCTCGAAGAGGATCTCGGCCTCGACGCCTCACGTGCCACGGCGCGCGATCTGGTGGTCTACCATCGCCGTCCGGGCGGCCAATCCCAGTTCTCCACGTTGCTCGACCTCGAGCCGGCCTCTGATCGCATCCGCCTGGCACTGACGTTCGCGCGCGAGCACCTGCATGAGCGGTTGACCGTGGAGCGGCTGGCCCAAGCTGCCTGCCTCAGCCCCCGCCAGTTTGGCCGGGAGTTCCTCGCCCAGACGGGACAGACGCCCGCCAAGGCCGTGGAGCGGCTGCGCGCCGAAGCCGCCCGGGTGCGGCTCGAAGCCAGTACCGAACCCATCGAGATGATCGCCCGTGAGGTCGGCTTTTCCGATCCGGAGCGGATGCGCCGAGCCTGCATCCGGCTGTTCGGCCAGCCGCCCCAGGCGCTCAGGCGGGCGGCACGGGCCGCCTGA
- a CDS encoding hydrolase: MGASSNTKTGLDALLTPSNCAVILIDHQPFQVSGVQNTDPALMINNVVMLAKSAKVFGVPTLLTTVVEERGGYLIKPLQDVFPEQKPLNRTTINTWEDTRVVDWVKKTGRKKLVMAALWTEICLAFPVIHALGEGYEVYIVTDASGGVSAEAHTMAIHRMVQAGAVPLTSAVFLSELQRDWAREETAGQVSQIVLEHMGAVGTNLAWELQLLRSNGIKLPPGV; this comes from the coding sequence ATGGGAGCCTCTTCCAATACCAAGACCGGCCTCGACGCGCTGTTAACCCCCAGCAACTGTGCGGTGATCCTCATCGATCACCAGCCATTCCAGGTCAGCGGCGTCCAGAACACCGACCCTGCGCTGATGATCAACAATGTGGTCATGTTGGCGAAGTCGGCCAAGGTGTTCGGCGTCCCCACCCTGTTGACCACCGTCGTCGAGGAACGGGGCGGATATTTGATCAAGCCGCTGCAAGACGTCTTTCCCGAGCAGAAGCCCCTCAACCGCACCACCATCAACACCTGGGAGGACACGCGCGTTGTCGATTGGGTGAAGAAAACAGGCCGCAAGAAGCTGGTGATGGCGGCCCTGTGGACCGAGATCTGCCTGGCATTTCCCGTCATTCACGCGCTGGGTGAAGGCTACGAGGTCTATATCGTCACGGACGCCTCGGGCGGAGTCAGCGCCGAGGCCCACACCATGGCCATCCATCGAATGGTCCAGGCGGGCGCGGTACCCCTCACCTCGGCGGTCTTCCTCTCCGAGCTCCAACGGGATTGGGCACGGGAGGAGACCGCGGGCCAGGTCAGCCAGATCGTTCTGGAGCACATGGGCGCGGTGGGAACCAACCTCGCCTGGGAACTCCAGTTGCTGAGGAGCAACGGCATCAAGCTGCCCCCCGGCGTCTGA
- a CDS encoding DJ-1/PfpI family protein, with protein MASSPVIVFPLYPQVTFLDFIGPQSALQMLPGAKLVFASVGAKPISEGALTLTSLTRLEDLERCDVLCVPGGLCVEPMEDAVYLAAIRRLASTARYVTSVCTGSLILGMAGLLEGRRAACHWAMRDLLASFGAIPDSGRVVRDGNILTGGGVTAGVDFGLTLAAELAGPVVAQSIQLMLEYAPEPPFNAGRPDTAPKEILDFVQNQGPLDIKAGLAALQGVAAGYRVGRDGYALPTGGLSS; from the coding sequence ATGGCTTCATCCCCGGTCATTGTTTTCCCGCTCTATCCGCAGGTGACGTTCCTCGACTTCATCGGTCCACAGTCGGCGCTCCAGATGCTTCCCGGTGCAAAGCTGGTGTTTGCCTCCGTGGGGGCAAAGCCCATCAGCGAGGGCGCGTTGACCCTCACCTCCCTGACCCGGCTGGAGGACCTGGAGCGCTGCGATGTGCTCTGTGTCCCGGGCGGCCTGTGCGTTGAGCCAATGGAGGACGCCGTCTACCTGGCGGCGATCCGCCGGTTGGCTTCTACCGCCCGCTACGTGACGTCCGTGTGCACGGGGTCGCTGATCCTGGGGATGGCGGGCTTGCTCGAGGGCCGACGCGCCGCGTGTCACTGGGCCATGCGGGACCTGCTGGCCAGCTTCGGCGCCATCCCCGATTCCGGCCGAGTGGTTCGTGATGGCAACATCTTGACCGGAGGAGGCGTCACGGCGGGAGTCGACTTCGGACTGACGCTCGCCGCCGAGCTGGCGGGCCCCGTCGTCGCGCAGTCGATCCAGCTCATGCTTGAGTACGCGCCCGAGCCCCCCTTCAACGCGGGCCGTCCTGACACGGCGCCGAAGGAGATCCTGGACTTCGTCCAGAATCAGGGGCCTCTCGACATTAAGGCCGGTCTCGCCGCCCTCCAGGGCGTGGCGGCGGGCTACCGGGTGGGCAGGGACGGTTACGCCCTGCCCACCGGGGGGCTTTCTTCGTAA